The segment GGAATTCAGCTTCTGGTTTATCTCCTGGGTTTAAAAATTTTCTGTATATTGTTCCATCCACGTTCAATTCGATCCATTCTATCCAGTGTGTTTTTTCCATTGGGTGAGGTACCGAACCAACCTTTACTTTTATTCCATTTTTTGTTTTTTCTATTACTGGAACATGTTTTTCCTGTGAGGCATCTACTGTGTTTTCCACTTGGGGCTGCATTGGTTGTCCACAACATACTAATGTTCCAACACTTGCGTGAACAACCTCAACTATATTTCCACAAACATTGCACTTGTATATTTCATGAAGTTTTGTCATAGTTCCTCAACCTCTTTTTTTCCCTCTTCAAGT is part of the Candidatus Aenigmatarchaeota archaeon genome and harbors:
- a CDS encoding desulfoferrodoxin; the protein is MTKLHEIYKCNVCGNIVEVVHASVGTLVCCGQPMQPQVENTVDASQEKHVPVIEKTKNGIKVKVGSVPHPMEKTHWIEWIELNVDGTIYRKFLNPGDKPEAEFQVKGKKISAREYCNLHGLWSSS